A single Oncorhynchus mykiss isolate Arlee chromosome 22, USDA_OmykA_1.1, whole genome shotgun sequence DNA region contains:
- the LOC110501819 gene encoding ETS translocation variant 5 isoform X2, with product MDGFYDQQVPFMVLPNQKSHVEEPYSRPIIDSRKRKFVDTVLAQDTEDLFQDLSQLQEIWIAEAQVPDDEQFVPDFQSDSLMFHGPPPSKIKRELSPSEEICPCNQERSPMPYGEKCLYSDSAYERRPSGAYKPLTPPSTPVSPCSSTNTPRTHPVSQQTPSPHQIPYRNQAQGPHPLQPDNQAVGPAHNQQRPLPLQSPPYAVPCPPSLLSQEGNYSPEHRFQRQMSEPCLPFPPSESRTHPQFLAQPQAPSHSALPRDGRPPYHRQMSEPLVPGPVPQHGFKQELLDPRYTEQGVPSMGPPQAAFHPMAIKQEPQDFCFDSEVPICQSTFGRAGTFYQNNHESFSFDREPHLYYDDTCVVPDRLEDGQAAPEYSAHSPLPPTTGKVKQEPSVYRDGPPYQRRGSLQLWQFLVTLLDDPANGHFIAWTGRGMEFKLIEPEEVARRWGIQKNRPAMNYDKLSRSLRYYYEKGIMQKVAGERYVYKFVCDPEALFSMAFPDNQRPNLKADPDSLPCVGVDDDTLPLTHYKNTPYLVDSGEQCVVLPYGY from the exons ATGGACGGATTCTACGACCAGCAAGTCCCATTTATGGTCCTACCCAAT CAAAAATCTCATGTGGAGGAACCATACAGCAGACCAATCATAGACAGCAGGAAAAGGAAGTTTGTAGACACAGTACTCGCCCAGGACACGGAAG ACCTCTTCCAAGACCTCAGTCAGTTGCAGGAGATCTGGATTGCAGAAG CCCAGGTGCCTGATGATGAACAGTTTGTCCCGGATTTTCAGTCGGATAGCT TAATGTTTCATGGCCCCCCACCATCCAAGATTAAACGGGAACTGAGTCCTTCTGAAGAGATTTGTCCTTGTAACCAGGAAAGGAGTCCCATGCCGTATGGAGAGAAGTGCCTTTACAGCGACAG TGCCTATGAGAGGAGACCCAGTGGGGCCTATAAGCCATTGACCCCTCCCTCTACACCCGTGTCACCATGCAGCTCTACCAACACCCCAAGGACACACCCAGTCAGCCAGCAGACTCCTTCCCCTCATCAAATACCCTATCGGAACCAAGCGCAAGGGCCACACCCCCTGCAGCCTGACAACCAAGCAGTTGGCCCAGCCCACAACCAGCAGAGGCCACTCCCCCTCCAGAGCCCACCCTATGCAGTGCCCTGCCCCCCCTCACTCCTCAGTCAGGAGGGTAACTACAGCCCTGAGCACAG GTTCCAGAGGCAAATGTCGGAGCCATGtctacccttccctccctctgagAGCCGGACTCACCCTCAGTTCCTAGCCCAACCGCAGGCCCCCAGCCACAGTGCCCTACCCAGGGACGGGAGGCCCCCCTACCACCGCCAGATGTCTGAgcccctggtccctggtcccgtGCCTCAACACGGCTTCAAGCAGGAGCTGCTGGACCCTCGCTACACAGAGCAGGGTGTCCCCTCCATGGGTCCCCCTCAGGCTGCCTTCCACCCCATGGCCATCAAGCAGGAGCCCCAGGACTTCTGCTTCGACTCTG AAGTGCCTATCTGTCAGTCTACATTTGGAAGAGCCGGGACCTTCTACCAAAACAACCATGAAA GTTTCTCCTTTGACAGAGAGCCTCACCTGTACTATGATGATACCTGCGTGGTTCCTGACAGACTTGAAG ATGGCCAGGCTGCTCCAGAGTACAGTGctcactcccccctccccccaaccaCAGGGAAGGTCAAGCAGGAGCCCTCAGTGTACCGTGATGGCCCACCCTACCAGCGGCGTGGCTCTCTGCAGCTCTGGCAGTTTCTGGTCACCCTATTGGATGACCCGGCCAACGGTCACTTCATTGCCTGGACAGGCCGGGGCATGGAGTTCAAACTCATTGAGCCAGAAGAG GTGGCTCGCCGCTGGGGCATCCAGAAGAACAGGCCAGCCATGAACTATGACAAGCTGAGTCGTTCTCTGCGCTACTACTACGAGAAGGGAATCATGCAGAAG GTTGCTGGCGAGAGGTACGTGTACAAGTTTGTGTGCGACCCTGAGGCCCTGTTCTCCATGGCCTTCCCTGACAACCAGAGGCCCAACCTGAAGGCCGACCCAGACAGCCTGCCCTGCGTTGGGGTGGATGATGACACCCTGCCCCTCACCCACTACAAGAACACACCTTACTTGGTGGACTCTGGGGAGCAGTGTGTAGTTCTACCCTACGGGTACTGA
- the LOC110501819 gene encoding ETS translocation variant 5 isoform X1, producing the protein MDGFYDQQVPFMVLPNQKSHVEEPYSRPIIDSRKRKFVDTVLAQDTEDLFQDLSQLQEIWIAEAQVPDDEQFVPDFQSDSLMFHGPPPSKIKRELSPSEEICPCNQERSPMPYGEKCLYSDSAYERRPSGAYKPLTPPSTPVSPCSSTNTPRTHPVSQQTPSPHQIPYRNQAQGPHPLQPDNQAVGPAHNQQRPLPLQSPPYAVPCPPSLLSQEGNYSPEHRFQRQMSEPCLPFPPSESRTHPQFLAQPQAPSHSALPRDGRPPYHRQMSEPLVPGPVPQHGFKQELLDPRYTEQGVPSMGPPQAAFHPMAIKQEPQDFCFDSEVPICQSTFGRAGTFYQNNHESFSFDREPHLYYDDTCVVPDRLEDGQAAPEYSAHSPLPPTTGKVKQEPSVYRDGPPYQRRGSLQLWQFLVTLLDDPANGHFIAWTGRGMEFKLIEPEEVARRWGIQKNRPAMNYDKLSRSLRYYYEKGIMQKVKVAGERYVYKFVCDPEALFSMAFPDNQRPNLKADPDSLPCVGVDDDTLPLTHYKNTPYLVDSGEQCVVLPYGY; encoded by the exons ATGGACGGATTCTACGACCAGCAAGTCCCATTTATGGTCCTACCCAAT CAAAAATCTCATGTGGAGGAACCATACAGCAGACCAATCATAGACAGCAGGAAAAGGAAGTTTGTAGACACAGTACTCGCCCAGGACACGGAAG ACCTCTTCCAAGACCTCAGTCAGTTGCAGGAGATCTGGATTGCAGAAG CCCAGGTGCCTGATGATGAACAGTTTGTCCCGGATTTTCAGTCGGATAGCT TAATGTTTCATGGCCCCCCACCATCCAAGATTAAACGGGAACTGAGTCCTTCTGAAGAGATTTGTCCTTGTAACCAGGAAAGGAGTCCCATGCCGTATGGAGAGAAGTGCCTTTACAGCGACAG TGCCTATGAGAGGAGACCCAGTGGGGCCTATAAGCCATTGACCCCTCCCTCTACACCCGTGTCACCATGCAGCTCTACCAACACCCCAAGGACACACCCAGTCAGCCAGCAGACTCCTTCCCCTCATCAAATACCCTATCGGAACCAAGCGCAAGGGCCACACCCCCTGCAGCCTGACAACCAAGCAGTTGGCCCAGCCCACAACCAGCAGAGGCCACTCCCCCTCCAGAGCCCACCCTATGCAGTGCCCTGCCCCCCCTCACTCCTCAGTCAGGAGGGTAACTACAGCCCTGAGCACAG GTTCCAGAGGCAAATGTCGGAGCCATGtctacccttccctccctctgagAGCCGGACTCACCCTCAGTTCCTAGCCCAACCGCAGGCCCCCAGCCACAGTGCCCTACCCAGGGACGGGAGGCCCCCCTACCACCGCCAGATGTCTGAgcccctggtccctggtcccgtGCCTCAACACGGCTTCAAGCAGGAGCTGCTGGACCCTCGCTACACAGAGCAGGGTGTCCCCTCCATGGGTCCCCCTCAGGCTGCCTTCCACCCCATGGCCATCAAGCAGGAGCCCCAGGACTTCTGCTTCGACTCTG AAGTGCCTATCTGTCAGTCTACATTTGGAAGAGCCGGGACCTTCTACCAAAACAACCATGAAA GTTTCTCCTTTGACAGAGAGCCTCACCTGTACTATGATGATACCTGCGTGGTTCCTGACAGACTTGAAG ATGGCCAGGCTGCTCCAGAGTACAGTGctcactcccccctccccccaaccaCAGGGAAGGTCAAGCAGGAGCCCTCAGTGTACCGTGATGGCCCACCCTACCAGCGGCGTGGCTCTCTGCAGCTCTGGCAGTTTCTGGTCACCCTATTGGATGACCCGGCCAACGGTCACTTCATTGCCTGGACAGGCCGGGGCATGGAGTTCAAACTCATTGAGCCAGAAGAG GTGGCTCGCCGCTGGGGCATCCAGAAGAACAGGCCAGCCATGAACTATGACAAGCTGAGTCGTTCTCTGCGCTACTACTACGAGAAGGGAATCATGCAGAAGGTAAAG GTTGCTGGCGAGAGGTACGTGTACAAGTTTGTGTGCGACCCTGAGGCCCTGTTCTCCATGGCCTTCCCTGACAACCAGAGGCCCAACCTGAAGGCCGACCCAGACAGCCTGCCCTGCGTTGGGGTGGATGATGACACCCTGCCCCTCACCCACTACAAGAACACACCTTACTTGGTGGACTCTGGGGAGCAGTGTGTAGTTCTACCCTACGGGTACTGA
- the LOC110501819 gene encoding ETS translocation variant 5 isoform X3, which produces MDGFYDQQVPFMVLPNQKSHVEEPYSRPIIDSRKRKFVDTVLAQDTEDLFQDLSQLQEIWIAEAQVPDDEQFVPDFQSDSLMFHGPPPSKIKRELSPSEEICPCNQERSPMPYGEKCLYSDSAYERRPSGAYKPLTPPSTPVSPCSSTNTPRTHPVSQQTPSPHQIPYRNQAQGPHPLQPDNQAVGPAHNQQRPLPLQSPPYAVPCPPSLLSQEGNYSPEHRFQRQMSEPCLPFPPSESRTHPQFLAQPQAPSHSALPRDGRPPYHRQMSEPLVPGPVPQHGFKQELLDPRYTEQGVPSMGPPQAAFHPMAIKQEPQDFCFDSEVPICQSTFGRAGTFYQNNHESFSFDREPHLYYDDTCVVPDRLEGKVKQEPSVYRDGPPYQRRGSLQLWQFLVTLLDDPANGHFIAWTGRGMEFKLIEPEEVARRWGIQKNRPAMNYDKLSRSLRYYYEKGIMQKVKVAGERYVYKFVCDPEALFSMAFPDNQRPNLKADPDSLPCVGVDDDTLPLTHYKNTPYLVDSGEQCVVLPYGY; this is translated from the exons ATGGACGGATTCTACGACCAGCAAGTCCCATTTATGGTCCTACCCAAT CAAAAATCTCATGTGGAGGAACCATACAGCAGACCAATCATAGACAGCAGGAAAAGGAAGTTTGTAGACACAGTACTCGCCCAGGACACGGAAG ACCTCTTCCAAGACCTCAGTCAGTTGCAGGAGATCTGGATTGCAGAAG CCCAGGTGCCTGATGATGAACAGTTTGTCCCGGATTTTCAGTCGGATAGCT TAATGTTTCATGGCCCCCCACCATCCAAGATTAAACGGGAACTGAGTCCTTCTGAAGAGATTTGTCCTTGTAACCAGGAAAGGAGTCCCATGCCGTATGGAGAGAAGTGCCTTTACAGCGACAG TGCCTATGAGAGGAGACCCAGTGGGGCCTATAAGCCATTGACCCCTCCCTCTACACCCGTGTCACCATGCAGCTCTACCAACACCCCAAGGACACACCCAGTCAGCCAGCAGACTCCTTCCCCTCATCAAATACCCTATCGGAACCAAGCGCAAGGGCCACACCCCCTGCAGCCTGACAACCAAGCAGTTGGCCCAGCCCACAACCAGCAGAGGCCACTCCCCCTCCAGAGCCCACCCTATGCAGTGCCCTGCCCCCCCTCACTCCTCAGTCAGGAGGGTAACTACAGCCCTGAGCACAG GTTCCAGAGGCAAATGTCGGAGCCATGtctacccttccctccctctgagAGCCGGACTCACCCTCAGTTCCTAGCCCAACCGCAGGCCCCCAGCCACAGTGCCCTACCCAGGGACGGGAGGCCCCCCTACCACCGCCAGATGTCTGAgcccctggtccctggtcccgtGCCTCAACACGGCTTCAAGCAGGAGCTGCTGGACCCTCGCTACACAGAGCAGGGTGTCCCCTCCATGGGTCCCCCTCAGGCTGCCTTCCACCCCATGGCCATCAAGCAGGAGCCCCAGGACTTCTGCTTCGACTCTG AAGTGCCTATCTGTCAGTCTACATTTGGAAGAGCCGGGACCTTCTACCAAAACAACCATGAAA GTTTCTCCTTTGACAGAGAGCCTCACCTGTACTATGATGATACCTGCGTGGTTCCTGACAGACTTGAAG GGAAGGTCAAGCAGGAGCCCTCAGTGTACCGTGATGGCCCACCCTACCAGCGGCGTGGCTCTCTGCAGCTCTGGCAGTTTCTGGTCACCCTATTGGATGACCCGGCCAACGGTCACTTCATTGCCTGGACAGGCCGGGGCATGGAGTTCAAACTCATTGAGCCAGAAGAG GTGGCTCGCCGCTGGGGCATCCAGAAGAACAGGCCAGCCATGAACTATGACAAGCTGAGTCGTTCTCTGCGCTACTACTACGAGAAGGGAATCATGCAGAAGGTAAAG GTTGCTGGCGAGAGGTACGTGTACAAGTTTGTGTGCGACCCTGAGGCCCTGTTCTCCATGGCCTTCCCTGACAACCAGAGGCCCAACCTGAAGGCCGACCCAGACAGCCTGCCCTGCGTTGGGGTGGATGATGACACCCTGCCCCTCACCCACTACAAGAACACACCTTACTTGGTGGACTCTGGGGAGCAGTGTGTAGTTCTACCCTACGGGTACTGA
- the LOC110501819 gene encoding ETS translocation variant 5 isoform X4, which produces MDGFYDQQVPFMVLPNQKSHVEEPYSRPIIDSRKRKFVDTVLAQDTEDLFQDLSQLQEIWIAEAQVPDDEQFVPDFQSDSLMFHGPPPSKIKRELSPSEEICPCNQERSPMPYGEKCLYSDSAYERRPSGAYKPLTPPSTPVSPCSSTNTPRTHPVSQQTPSPHQIPYRNQAQGPHPLQPDNQAVGPAHNQQRPLPLQSPPYAVPCPPSLLSQEGNYSPEHRFQRQMSEPCLPFPPSESRTHPQFLAQPQAPSHSALPRDGRPPYHRQMSEPLVPGPVPQHGFKQELLDPRYTEQGVPSMGPPQAAFHPMAIKQEPQDFCFDSEVPICQSTFGRAGTFYQNNHESFSFDREPHLYYDDTCVVPDRLEGKVKQEPSVYRDGPPYQRRGSLQLWQFLVTLLDDPANGHFIAWTGRGMEFKLIEPEEVARRWGIQKNRPAMNYDKLSRSLRYYYEKGIMQKVAGERYVYKFVCDPEALFSMAFPDNQRPNLKADPDSLPCVGVDDDTLPLTHYKNTPYLVDSGEQCVVLPYGY; this is translated from the exons ATGGACGGATTCTACGACCAGCAAGTCCCATTTATGGTCCTACCCAAT CAAAAATCTCATGTGGAGGAACCATACAGCAGACCAATCATAGACAGCAGGAAAAGGAAGTTTGTAGACACAGTACTCGCCCAGGACACGGAAG ACCTCTTCCAAGACCTCAGTCAGTTGCAGGAGATCTGGATTGCAGAAG CCCAGGTGCCTGATGATGAACAGTTTGTCCCGGATTTTCAGTCGGATAGCT TAATGTTTCATGGCCCCCCACCATCCAAGATTAAACGGGAACTGAGTCCTTCTGAAGAGATTTGTCCTTGTAACCAGGAAAGGAGTCCCATGCCGTATGGAGAGAAGTGCCTTTACAGCGACAG TGCCTATGAGAGGAGACCCAGTGGGGCCTATAAGCCATTGACCCCTCCCTCTACACCCGTGTCACCATGCAGCTCTACCAACACCCCAAGGACACACCCAGTCAGCCAGCAGACTCCTTCCCCTCATCAAATACCCTATCGGAACCAAGCGCAAGGGCCACACCCCCTGCAGCCTGACAACCAAGCAGTTGGCCCAGCCCACAACCAGCAGAGGCCACTCCCCCTCCAGAGCCCACCCTATGCAGTGCCCTGCCCCCCCTCACTCCTCAGTCAGGAGGGTAACTACAGCCCTGAGCACAG GTTCCAGAGGCAAATGTCGGAGCCATGtctacccttccctccctctgagAGCCGGACTCACCCTCAGTTCCTAGCCCAACCGCAGGCCCCCAGCCACAGTGCCCTACCCAGGGACGGGAGGCCCCCCTACCACCGCCAGATGTCTGAgcccctggtccctggtcccgtGCCTCAACACGGCTTCAAGCAGGAGCTGCTGGACCCTCGCTACACAGAGCAGGGTGTCCCCTCCATGGGTCCCCCTCAGGCTGCCTTCCACCCCATGGCCATCAAGCAGGAGCCCCAGGACTTCTGCTTCGACTCTG AAGTGCCTATCTGTCAGTCTACATTTGGAAGAGCCGGGACCTTCTACCAAAACAACCATGAAA GTTTCTCCTTTGACAGAGAGCCTCACCTGTACTATGATGATACCTGCGTGGTTCCTGACAGACTTGAAG GGAAGGTCAAGCAGGAGCCCTCAGTGTACCGTGATGGCCCACCCTACCAGCGGCGTGGCTCTCTGCAGCTCTGGCAGTTTCTGGTCACCCTATTGGATGACCCGGCCAACGGTCACTTCATTGCCTGGACAGGCCGGGGCATGGAGTTCAAACTCATTGAGCCAGAAGAG GTGGCTCGCCGCTGGGGCATCCAGAAGAACAGGCCAGCCATGAACTATGACAAGCTGAGTCGTTCTCTGCGCTACTACTACGAGAAGGGAATCATGCAGAAG GTTGCTGGCGAGAGGTACGTGTACAAGTTTGTGTGCGACCCTGAGGCCCTGTTCTCCATGGCCTTCCCTGACAACCAGAGGCCCAACCTGAAGGCCGACCCAGACAGCCTGCCCTGCGTTGGGGTGGATGATGACACCCTGCCCCTCACCCACTACAAGAACACACCTTACTTGGTGGACTCTGGGGAGCAGTGTGTAGTTCTACCCTACGGGTACTGA